The following are encoded in a window of Synergistaceae bacterium genomic DNA:
- the flgA gene encoding flagellar basal body P-ring formation protein FlgA, whose protein sequence is MKYKFLAGECIIIALLVFFAVNQAQAAQTIRIEIPGKFYSNKDSFTLGSVAKISGGTRQNRKILSDLILYPDGNVLTRNEVLRAINSSSASDARIELYMPSYSRIESPAYEGNFTESPAPKSISSLIPVIKSLSSWEGDLDISANSAVPDGQIIEPTSIIPGTQSVMLRFKGNDGKIKSLAVRFTWYQNILAASHNIKKGNKIKPSDLVSRKIAIKRPGLYATSPNEILGFAANKDIKQGEEILLANLVNSNIVPKGRRVKILARIGAASAYTEGILIDGGRPGDVVRVRRADNKKITLRAKIINENLVEVEVL, encoded by the coding sequence ATGAAATATAAATTTTTAGCGGGGGAGTGTATTATTATTGCGCTCCTCGTTTTTTTTGCTGTAAATCAAGCTCAGGCAGCACAGACTATTAGAATCGAGATTCCCGGAAAATTTTATAGTAATAAAGACTCTTTCACGCTGGGAAGTGTCGCAAAAATTTCAGGGGGGACTCGCCAAAACCGCAAAATTTTATCGGATTTAATACTTTATCCCGACGGAAATGTTTTAACCCGCAATGAAGTATTACGCGCAATTAATTCAAGCTCGGCCAGTGACGCAAGAATCGAGTTATACATGCCTTCATATTCAAGAATTGAGAGTCCGGCCTATGAAGGAAATTTTACGGAGTCCCCCGCGCCTAAATCAATATCGAGTTTAATTCCTGTGATAAAATCTTTGTCATCATGGGAGGGTGATTTGGATATATCCGCAAATTCTGCTGTACCCGACGGGCAGATTATAGAGCCGACGAGCATAATTCCCGGTACTCAATCAGTTATGCTGCGATTCAAGGGCAATGACGGCAAAATAAAATCTCTTGCAGTGCGTTTTACATGGTATCAGAATATTTTAGCCGCGTCTCATAATATAAAGAAGGGCAACAAGATAAAGCCAAGTGATTTAGTATCGCGAAAAATTGCAATAAAGAGGCCGGGACTTTATGCGACGAGTCCGAATGAGATTTTAGGGTTCGCAGCAAATAAAGATATTAAGCAGGGTGAAGAAATTTTATTAGCAAATCTCGTTAATTCTAACATTGTCCCTAAAGGCAGGCGGGTTAAAATTTTAGCGAGAATAGGTGCGGCGAGTGCTTACACTGAAGGAATATTAATAGACGGGGGCAGGCCGGGCGATGTCGTCAGAGTCAGGCGTGCAGACAACAAAAAAATTACTCTCCGTGCAAAAATAATTAATGAAAATCTTGTAGAAGTTGAGGTGCTGTAA
- the flgG gene encoding flagellar basal-body rod protein FlgG, producing the protein MLRSLWTSASGMIAQQTHLDVVTHNLANVNTQGYKKRRADFEDLMYQIYREPGAPVEPNSVVPTGVQVGLGTRVTATPSFMVQGNFQITDGPLDWAITDDNAFFQVTMSNGQIGYTRGGSWQIDNQGQLVNEDGLLLEPAITVPNNAMEIQLSPTGVVSVRVADETALQELGQIQLARFVNPAGLRALGDRLFVQTDASGEPIVGNPGEDGMPQVRQNVIEMSNVQVVEEMVEMIVAQRAYEANSKGIQTADDLLRIANGLKR; encoded by the coding sequence ATGTTACGTTCATTATGGACAAGCGCGTCGGGAATGATAGCACAACAGACTCATTTAGACGTAGTAACTCATAATTTAGCAAACGTTAATACACAAGGATATAAGAAACGCCGGGCAGATTTTGAAGATTTAATGTATCAGATTTACAGAGAGCCGGGCGCACCTGTTGAGCCGAATTCAGTAGTTCCCACCGGTGTGCAGGTCGGACTCGGTACAAGAGTTACAGCGACTCCAAGTTTCATGGTGCAGGGAAATTTTCAGATTACTGACGGCCCTCTTGACTGGGCAATCACTGACGACAACGCATTTTTTCAGGTTACAATGTCGAACGGTCAAATCGGTTACACTCGCGGGGGATCTTGGCAAATTGACAATCAAGGCCAGCTTGTTAATGAAGACGGCTTATTATTAGAACCTGCTATAACAGTGCCAAATAACGCTATGGAGATTCAATTATCGCCCACCGGAGTCGTAAGTGTCAGAGTTGCAGACGAGACGGCATTACAGGAACTAGGGCAAATTCAGCTCGCAAGATTTGTTAATCCTGCAGGACTCCGCGCACTCGGTGATAGATTATTCGTGCAGACTGACGCGAGCGGCGAACCCATTGTAGGAAATCCCGGCGAGGACGGTATGCCTCAAGTAAGGCAGAATGTTATCGAGATGTCAAATGTTCAAGTCGTTGAAGAAATGGTAGAAATGATTGTAGCTCAGCGTGCTTATGAAGCTAACTCTAAAGGAATTCAGACGGCCGACGACTTATTGAGAATTGCGAACGGACTCAAGCGGTAA
- the flgF gene encoding flagellar basal-body rod protein FlgF: protein MHRGLYEAASAMLVQETNLDVVTNNLANVDTPGYKRRVSANADFSALMDRIEKVSEDSATKIATMFPADMPFKGRQTIGTMALAQIFSEDVMDTFPGVVKTTENPLDMAIDGKGFFAVADTNGNTFYTRSGNFTLNNAGSIVTPNGMTLQGEGGEITIPANASKIQVMRDGRVIADNAVVGRVNIFNFDNPTYLKHEARNLLTPTQQSGEALPVENVKIWGSTLEMSNVEVVTEMVRMIEAQRAYEGASKALMTHDEQTQRLITSYSRG from the coding sequence ATGCATAGGGGATTATATGAGGCAGCATCGGCTATGTTAGTGCAAGAGACAAATTTAGACGTTGTAACAAATAATCTCGCAAATGTCGATACACCGGGCTATAAAAGAAGAGTGAGCGCAAATGCTGATTTTTCCGCTTTAATGGACAGAATCGAAAAGGTTTCAGAAGATTCAGCTACAAAAATTGCTACAATGTTCCCTGCTGATATGCCTTTCAAGGGCCGTCAAACTATAGGAACTATGGCACTCGCTCAAATTTTTTCAGAAGACGTAATGGACACATTCCCCGGAGTAGTCAAGACAACAGAGAATCCTTTAGATATGGCAATAGACGGGAAGGGCTTTTTTGCGGTTGCTGACACTAACGGAAATACTTTTTACACGAGATCCGGAAATTTCACGCTGAATAATGCCGGCTCAATAGTTACACCGAACGGAATGACTTTACAGGGCGAGGGCGGAGAAATTACTATACCTGCTAATGCGTCAAAGATTCAAGTTATGCGCGACGGCCGAGTAATTGCTGATAATGCCGTTGTAGGGCGTGTAAATATATTTAATTTCGATAATCCGACTTATTTAAAGCATGAGGCGAGAAATTTATTAACTCCTACTCAGCAATCGGGCGAGGCTTTACCAGTTGAGAACGTTAAAATCTGGGGCAGTACGTTAGAAATGTCAAATGTTGAAGTAGTTACAGAAATGGTCAGAATGATAGAAGCCCAGCGAGCCTATGAAGGAGCGTCAAAAGCATTAATGACTCATGACGAACAGACTCAGAGATTGATTACTTCATACAGCAGGGGATAA
- a CDS encoding rod shape-determining protein, translating into MFGTDIGIDLGTATVLIYEKSRGVVLREPSVVAIDQDTGDILAVGYEAKSMVGRTPGSIISVRPLRDGVIANYEMTEAMLQHFMRRVTKGTKKFFRNRVMICVPSGATDVERRAVIEAALEVGAKEAYLIEEPMAAAIGANLDVEEARGKMIVDIGGGTTDIAVISLGGVVVSKSLRIGGDKFDESIMRYLRRQYNLAIGDQTAENLKIMIGTCMPLEHDMKMVVKGRDLVQGLPRQIEVTSSAINMALGEMIQTLVDGIRNILELTPPELSADIIDRGIVLTGGGALLRGLPELIAQQTSINCFTAENPMESVALGTGKALAEMDKLKETGRSNMLINLKKGSRLHI; encoded by the coding sequence TTGTTCGGCACTGATATAGGTATAGACTTAGGAACAGCGACAGTATTAATTTACGAGAAAAGCCGCGGGGTTGTTCTCCGTGAGCCTTCAGTTGTAGCAATAGATCAAGACACCGGCGATATTTTAGCAGTCGGCTATGAAGCTAAAAGCATGGTAGGAAGGACTCCGGGCAGCATTATTTCTGTCAGGCCGTTAAGAGACGGAGTTATTGCAAATTATGAGATGACAGAAGCAATGTTACAGCATTTTATGAGGCGCGTTACTAAGGGGACGAAAAAATTTTTTAGAAATCGCGTGATGATATGCGTTCCTTCAGGTGCTACAGACGTTGAAAGACGTGCAGTAATAGAGGCAGCCTTAGAAGTCGGAGCGAAAGAGGCATACTTAATCGAAGAGCCAATGGCAGCAGCAATCGGGGCAAATCTCGACGTTGAAGAGGCGCGCGGCAAAATGATTGTTGATATAGGCGGAGGCACGACGGATATTGCAGTAATTTCACTCGGCGGAGTCGTTGTCTCGAAATCTTTACGTATAGGCGGCGATAAATTTGACGAGAGTATTATGCGTTATTTGCGTCGTCAATATAATCTAGCTATAGGAGATCAGACAGCCGAGAATCTCAAAATCATGATCGGGACTTGTATGCCTCTTGAGCACGATATGAAAATGGTAGTTAAAGGCCGCGACTTAGTTCAGGGACTCCCTCGTCAAATCGAAGTAACTAGCTCGGCTATTAATATGGCACTGGGCGAAATGATTCAGACTTTAGTAGACGGGATCAGAAATATTTTAGAATTAACTCCGCCCGAATTATCAGCCGACATAATAGACAGGGGCATTGTCTTAACAGGAGGCGGGGCGTTATTGCGGGGACTTCCTGAATTAATAGCACAACAGACTAGCATAAATTGCTTTACGGCTGAGAATCCCATGGAGAGCGTCGCACTCGGAACAGGTAAGGCACTCGCTGAAATGGACAAGTTAAAGGAAACCGGCCGGAGTAATATGCTCATAAATTTAAAGAAGGGCAGCAGACTACATATTTAA
- the larB gene encoding nickel pincer cofactor biosynthesis protein LarB, protein MNDIKQILRELHDNKISVDEAYLLLKEKPFEDIGFAKVDLHRKLRQGASEVIYGAGKTPEQIAAIINVMKAHNQKVILITRLSQESANELKNLGCEIEYHADAKAGIYGQIPENTSKNFIIVATGGTSDIPVAEEAALTAEVLGNRVSRLYDVGVAGLHRVLSHIDEIMRASVIIAVAGMEGALASVLGGLADCPVIAVPTSVGYGASFGGVSALLDMLNSCASGVSVVNIDNGFGAGYLAGMINKIRSEGEFNS, encoded by the coding sequence TTGAACGATATTAAGCAAATTCTACGAGAACTCCATGATAATAAAATTTCAGTTGATGAGGCTTATTTACTGCTCAAAGAAAAGCCGTTTGAAGATATAGGCTTTGCTAAGGTCGATTTACACAGGAAATTACGGCAGGGAGCTTCTGAAGTCATTTACGGTGCTGGCAAAACTCCCGAACAGATTGCGGCGATAATTAACGTAATGAAGGCTCATAATCAGAAAGTTATATTAATCACGCGTTTATCTCAAGAGTCAGCGAATGAATTAAAGAATTTAGGCTGTGAAATCGAATATCATGCGGACGCTAAAGCAGGAATCTACGGACAAATTCCCGAAAATACAAGCAAAAATTTTATAATCGTCGCAACAGGAGGCACGAGCGATATTCCCGTCGCTGAAGAGGCAGCATTAACCGCTGAAGTACTCGGCAATCGTGTATCACGTCTATATGATGTCGGAGTCGCTGGTCTTCACCGTGTTTTGTCTCACATTGACGAAATTATGCGCGCTAGTGTTATTATAGCAGTCGCCGGCATGGAAGGAGCTTTAGCAAGTGTTCTCGGAGGTCTGGCAGATTGTCCGGTCATTGCAGTCCCGACAAGTGTAGGCTATGGAGCTTCATTCGGGGGAGTGTCTGCTTTGCTTGATATGTTGAATTCTTGCGCGTCAGGTGTCTCTGTTGTAAATATAGATAACGGATTCGGAGCTGGGTATTTGGCCGGAATGATAAATAAAATCAGGTCAGAAGGAGAATTTAATTCATGA
- a CDS encoding acylphosphatase — translation MNYEDTSNFLRVRALISGRVQHVGFRYWACEQAERLGLTGTVENLLDGRVEVVFQGKSESVQAMKAKLKRGPSMAIVNQVIFYSERVKNNETFFESLY, via the coding sequence ATGAATTATGAAGACACAAGCAACTTTTTACGGGTTCGGGCATTAATCAGCGGTCGAGTCCAGCATGTCGGCTTTCGTTACTGGGCATGTGAACAGGCTGAGAGACTGGGACTCACTGGAACTGTAGAAAATTTATTAGACGGCAGAGTCGAGGTAGTTTTTCAGGGCAAGAGCGAATCTGTTCAGGCAATGAAGGCAAAATTAAAGCGCGGCCCATCTATGGCAATTGTCAATCAAGTTATATTTTATAGCGAGCGGGTCAAGAATAACGAAACTTTTTTTGAATCATTATATTAA
- a CDS encoding putative Ig domain-containing protein has product MQRFIKRSLIAIAIILSLANFVLAGSEPQLIEAPLSKEFLEWRESLNKDKVSTKQDKFPNGYVPFPVDLSYLADNPPREDSDGKVKTLSIPETYDLRSVSGKSYVTSVKNQGDYGTCWAHAAIGAMESNYLVNGGSTLDLSEMHLAWYTFKNSDKTQALYNMTSSNYDSVMNHGGNVLYPAAIYTRLSGPVLESEVPYPTQPSGSTPEDYTRVLRLRDIYFLSKLETTNINDSSTQRDIVKQRIIKNGSVVVSYESSSNYYRNSSGETTFYTTGQSTNHAVQIIGWDDNYSASNFKTNPGMNGAWLIKNSWGTSWGDSGYFWMSYKQYLTGGAAFVVEDKDSNMNVYYYDALGWCSASGWPGSEASYSANVFKSTRDEYLTEIGFFAPNNNMEYEIIIYDNLGTSMPSSSPVGSSAALTQSGTIGYAGYHTVDLSSAVQLTSGKYFSVIVKMYGITYIPIETKISGYSDNAKIETGSFFSYNGTTWTTGANFGASNACIKAFTVISNTVKAPSITTSYLPDGLLNKSYSQTLTASGGAITWSKTSGNLPDGLELDSTGTISGTPTTAGDFEFTVKATNSAGSDSAAFTITINEQSTFNKTSFSGYVGSAFTETLSLSGGESAAWKANDTMPSGLKLAPKTGVITGKPTKQGTFTISFTATTSDSDEITEDVTFTINAKLVKPTISTSSLKNGTVGVEYEASLTVKGTDPVSITSEGIPDGLTIDGTYIHGTPTTAGTYTIKISAANTATELAGGTPVTKNIKLVIKDHAPVIIISQDLPEGKVGESYTSDSFTTSAGDNITWSASGLPAGLKINASTGVISGKPTRAGNFNVTIRAKNSGGNDSVKLPLSILQTPSLTTTKIKDAKAGSNYNVTLKAAGTTPIKWEVTGLPDALELTANESKGTATISGIPAKIGTYTISITLTCTSDETLTAAKTITLKVTGDAPRISGTLKRAAVDEEYSDGEITAKGTMPINLSYMIMAADKTRFGIDSLEDLGLTFTASADSGTATITGTPTKSVKALPIYIIASNDVGQTSKKFNFTAAGEKPVFTTPESTTTNITTSAGSEISLDFTVTGTKTITLSATSASGFTFTQTGDYTAALTGTAPSKESNTTITITAQNADGKATRKVVIKTKVPPTITTPQKLPNGKLKQAYKQKITATGSKTIKWSIEGDLPDGIKFNNGNFSGKPTESGDFVITIIASNDVGKVSKEYTLTIIDPNAPKTQTQEISSESQENLQVQEIESAPESKSESESEPESTQETQESAITYGESQTLSAEAIKNFTDKGFIVIAELPEIQVTKSGQYDIDLIIELDEGVKTGRKLYYFAIPNITHSDSEDDEIVEFYDESGQEILTVPESHKIKISAWLTEGVIYRPVICVEAESETK; this is encoded by the coding sequence ATGCAAAGATTCATTAAGCGTTCACTAATTGCAATAGCGATTATATTATCACTTGCAAATTTTGTCTTGGCCGGGTCAGAGCCTCAATTAATAGAAGCTCCATTATCTAAAGAGTTCCTAGAGTGGCGCGAGTCCCTAAATAAAGACAAAGTCAGCACAAAACAAGACAAATTCCCAAATGGGTACGTGCCATTCCCTGTAGATTTATCATATTTAGCTGATAATCCACCGCGCGAGGACTCGGACGGTAAAGTAAAGACTCTCTCTATACCTGAGACTTATGATTTAAGAAGTGTCAGCGGAAAAAGTTACGTTACAAGCGTAAAGAATCAGGGTGATTACGGGACTTGCTGGGCACATGCTGCTATAGGAGCTATGGAGTCAAATTATTTAGTAAACGGCGGCTCGACTCTGGATTTGTCAGAAATGCATTTAGCGTGGTATACGTTCAAGAATTCAGATAAGACTCAAGCGTTATATAACATGACAAGCTCAAATTATGATTCAGTAATGAATCACGGCGGCAATGTATTATATCCTGCTGCAATATATACAAGACTCTCAGGGCCGGTCTTAGAGTCAGAAGTCCCATATCCGACTCAGCCTTCAGGATCAACTCCGGAAGATTACACAAGAGTTTTGCGGCTCCGTGATATATATTTCTTGAGTAAATTAGAGACAACAAATATAAACGATTCCAGCACACAACGCGATATAGTAAAGCAGCGTATAATCAAAAACGGGTCTGTCGTAGTAAGTTATGAAAGCAGCAGCAATTATTATAGAAACTCTTCAGGCGAGACAACTTTTTACACGACCGGACAATCAACAAATCACGCAGTACAAATAATAGGCTGGGACGATAATTATTCAGCAAGCAACTTCAAGACAAATCCCGGCATGAACGGCGCATGGCTGATAAAAAACTCATGGGGCACCAGCTGGGGAGACAGCGGCTATTTCTGGATGTCATATAAGCAATATTTAACCGGCGGAGCAGCTTTCGTAGTTGAAGATAAAGACTCAAATATGAATGTTTATTATTATGATGCTCTAGGGTGGTGTTCTGCGTCAGGCTGGCCGGGCAGCGAGGCATCATATTCAGCAAACGTATTTAAATCGACTCGCGATGAATATTTAACAGAAATAGGATTCTTTGCTCCTAACAATAATATGGAATATGAAATAATAATTTATGATAATCTAGGCACGTCAATGCCATCATCTAGTCCCGTTGGAAGTTCGGCAGCTTTGACTCAATCGGGCACTATAGGCTATGCAGGTTATCACACTGTAGATTTAAGCAGCGCGGTACAACTCACGAGCGGAAAATATTTTTCTGTCATTGTAAAAATGTACGGAATAACTTATATACCAATCGAGACAAAAATATCGGGTTATTCAGATAATGCAAAAATTGAGACGGGAAGCTTCTTTTCTTATAACGGCACAACATGGACAACAGGTGCAAATTTCGGCGCGAGTAATGCATGTATAAAGGCTTTCACTGTAATATCGAACACTGTAAAAGCTCCGAGCATAACAACGTCATATTTACCTGATGGACTTCTTAACAAATCTTATTCGCAGACTCTCACGGCCTCAGGAGGGGCTATAACGTGGTCAAAAACTAGCGGCAATCTTCCCGACGGTCTCGAACTTGATTCAACCGGGACAATTTCAGGGACTCCGACAACTGCGGGCGACTTTGAATTTACGGTAAAAGCTACGAATTCAGCAGGCAGTGACTCAGCAGCTTTTACAATAACTATTAATGAGCAGTCAACATTTAACAAGACTTCTTTCAGCGGTTATGTAGGCAGTGCATTTACTGAAACTCTTTCACTTTCAGGCGGAGAGTCAGCAGCATGGAAAGCAAATGACACTATGCCGAGCGGACTCAAACTCGCACCTAAAACCGGAGTAATCACGGGCAAACCTACGAAACAAGGCACATTTACAATCTCATTTACTGCGACGACTTCAGACTCAGACGAAATCACAGAAGATGTAACTTTCACGATAAATGCAAAACTTGTTAAGCCTACAATAAGCACATCGAGCCTCAAAAACGGCACAGTAGGAGTCGAATATGAAGCGTCATTAACAGTAAAAGGCACTGATCCCGTTTCTATAACATCAGAAGGAATCCCCGACGGCCTGACAATTGACGGAACATATATACATGGGACTCCGACAACTGCAGGAACTTACACTATAAAAATTTCTGCTGCTAATACAGCAACGGAACTCGCAGGGGGGACTCCTGTTACAAAAAATATTAAGCTCGTAATCAAAGATCATGCGCCTGTTATTATAATTTCTCAAGACCTCCCAGAAGGCAAAGTGGGCGAGAGTTATACTTCTGACTCATTCACGACATCTGCAGGCGATAATATTACGTGGTCAGCGTCAGGACTTCCTGCGGGGTTAAAGATTAATGCAAGCACGGGCGTAATAAGCGGTAAACCGACAAGGGCCGGAAATTTCAACGTTACTATCAGGGCGAAAAACTCGGGCGGAAATGACAGCGTTAAATTACCCCTCTCAATTCTGCAGACTCCTTCACTGACTACTACGAAAATTAAAGACGCTAAGGCAGGATCAAATTATAATGTTACTCTCAAAGCAGCGGGAACTACTCCTATAAAATGGGAAGTAACAGGACTCCCTGATGCTCTCGAACTCACAGCAAATGAAAGCAAAGGCACGGCGACAATTTCAGGAATCCCCGCAAAAATAGGTACTTATACGATTTCTATAACTCTTACATGCACGAGCGATGAGACTCTGACAGCAGCGAAAACTATCACTCTAAAAGTTACCGGAGACGCTCCTAGAATATCAGGCACTCTGAAAAGAGCAGCAGTTGACGAGGAATATTCAGACGGAGAGATCACAGCAAAAGGCACAATGCCCATAAATTTGAGTTATATGATAATGGCGGCCGATAAAACTAGATTCGGGATTGACTCGCTTGAAGATTTAGGCCTGACTTTCACGGCTTCGGCTGACTCAGGGACTGCGACAATAACAGGGACTCCTACAAAGTCAGTAAAAGCTCTTCCCATTTATATAATTGCGTCAAATGATGTCGGGCAGACCAGCAAGAAATTTAATTTTACAGCAGCGGGCGAGAAACCGGTATTCACGACTCCTGAATCTACAACTACGAATATTACTACATCAGCAGGAAGTGAAATATCGCTGGATTTTACAGTAACAGGCACGAAAACTATAACTCTTTCAGCAACGAGTGCGAGCGGATTTACATTTACTCAAACGGGAGATTATACGGCGGCTCTTACCGGGACAGCACCGTCAAAAGAAAGTAATACAACAATTACAATAACGGCTCAGAATGCGGACGGCAAAGCAACAAGAAAAGTTGTGATAAAAACTAAAGTCCCGCCTACAATTACTACACCGCAAAAACTCCCGAATGGTAAACTTAAGCAGGCATACAAGCAAAAAATTACTGCTACAGGCTCAAAGACTATAAAATGGTCAATTGAGGGCGATTTACCGGACGGCATAAAATTTAATAACGGGAATTTCAGCGGCAAACCTACAGAGTCAGGAGATTTTGTGATTACGATTATTGCGTCAAACGATGTCGGGAAGGTCAGCAAAGAGTATACACTCACTATAATAGACCCTAACGCGCCTAAAACTCAGACTCAAGAAATCAGCAGCGAATCTCAAGAAAATTTGCAGGTTCAAGAAATCGAGTCCGCGCCAGAGTCAAAATCTGAATCAGAATCAGAGCCAGAATCAACACAAGAGACTCAAGAATCAGCGATTACTTACGGCGAGAGTCAAACTCTTTCAGCTGAAGCAATCAAGAATTTCACGGATAAGGGCTTTATTGTTATAGCTGAATTGCCGGAGATTCAAGTTACTAAGAGCGGACAATATGATATTGACTTAATCATAGAACTTGACGAGGGAGTCAAAACTGGCAGGAAATTATATTATTTCGCGATACCAAATATAACTCATTCAGATTCAGAAGATGACGAGATTGTAGAATTCTATGACGAAAGCGGCCAAGAGATTTTAACAGTTCCCGAGAGTCATAAAATAAAAATTTCTGCGTGGCTCAC